The Cystobacter ferrugineus genome contains the following window.
GGCAGCCACAGGGTGTTGATGCGCGCGGTGAGCGGCCGGCCGAAGCGCGCGAGGGCGGTGAGCGCGGGCGGCGTGACGCGGCAGAGCACCACCTGGGCGCTGCTGCGCGAGGCGGTGTCGAGCACCTGCTCCAGCTTGGGGATGGCGTCGGGCTCCACGCGCGAGACGTGGGAGAAGTCGAAGGCGACGCGCCCCTCGAGGCCCGTGGCCAGCCGCCGCACGTTCAGATCGCCCGTCAGCTCGCTGGCCAGGGTGATGTAGGTGATGTCGTCCTGGACGATCTTCAGGTGGGTGGTGAGCGGAACGGGGGCGCTGGGCATGATGGCGCGCAGGTAGCGCATCACCAGCGGATCCACCGTGCCGAAATGCTGGCGCCGGGCGTGGTCGAAGAACTCGCTCGGCAGGTCCGCGAACTCCAGCTTGCCGGCGCACACCGGGCAGGTGTGCACGGGGGCGCGGCTCTCGGCGATCACCGCCGCCTCGGCCTGCAGGTCCACCAGCCGCAGCCGATCCTCGCCACAGGCGCGGCACAGATAGGGGGCCAGCACGGACAGCACCCGCGCCACGCCGGCGAAGCCCTCCACCATGTTGAGCTGATCCACCATCACCGGCGGGGTGTTCACCAGATAGAGCGACAGGGCCCCGGGGGGCAGCTTGCTGGTGAACTCCATCCACTTGCTGACGCCAAAGGAGCTGATGCGCTCCACCTGGCCCAGATCGAGCACGATGAAGCCGACGAGATCCCTGATCTTGGAGGTCAGCGGGAACGTCTCGTCGATGACGCCCGCGATGCGGACGTGGTGGATGGTGCCCACGCGCACGCGGTTGATCGTGGCACTGCAGCCCTGCATCTCCACCGGCCCAACTCCTCGCGAGTCCAGAACACCCCGTCCGGCGCGGGGGGGCACGCGCACGGCGTCATCCAGTCATGGGGAACCTGGGGACTGTAGCGTATTTTCCCCGGCACGTGAGGAGGGACCGGACCTGGGCGGGAGGGACCAGGGGCGGGTCCAGGGAAGTGCTTGACGCCCCCGTCACTCCTCGTTCTCGGGAGGGCTCGCCCTCCCCTCCCCCCGCAGGCCACCCGCGGACCTGGCGAGCAGGCGTCCCCACCGGGGGTGGCGCCGCGGAACACGCGTGGCGTGGGCTGCATCGGTGCCGCGCCGCGGCATGTTTTCCAGAGGGAGACCTGTGGTTCACGAGGCAGATTCCAGAGCCCCTTTGGGATATAGGGGGCGCGTTCTCCTTCCCTGACCCGAGAGATGCACGTGTCCAAACCCCGCCTGATCAACCGCGAAGAGGAAGCGCTCCCGCTCGACCGGGAGCTGCTGGTCCGGATGCATGACCTGATGGTGAAGGCGCGCGTGCTCGAGGAGCGCCTCATCCAGATGTACAAGCAGGGGCACGGCTACTTCTGGATTGGTGGCCCCGGCGAGGAGGCATTCAACGTGCCGCTGGGCCTGCTGATGAAGAAGGGCCAGGGCCCGGCCTTCGACTACCTGCACGCGCACTACCGGCAGTCGGCCACCATGCTCGCGCTGGGTGAGGAGCCCATCGGGTCCTTGCGGCAGATGAAGAACACGGCCTCGGATCCGTACTCGGGTGGCCGCAACTTCGCGGGCCACTACTCCAAGCGCGAGTGGAACATCGCCCCGGTCTCCTCCCCCATCGAGGTGCAGTACACGATGGCGCCGGGCACGGCCCTGGCGCAGAAGCGCCATGGGGGAGAGGGCATCACCATCGTCACCGGCGGAGACGCGGGCACGGCCGAGGGAGATTTCGCCTCGTGCCTGGTGTGGAGCTCGCGCCCGGGCATGGAGCTGCCCATGCTCATCATCGTCACCAACAACCAGTGGGGCATCTCCACGCCGTCCAACACCCAGCACGGCGAGACGCACATCGCCGACCGCGGCAAGGCCTTCAACATCCGCACCCGGACGATCGACGGCAATGATCCGATCCTCGCCTACCAGGAGCTGAAGGAGGCCATGGAGTACGTGCGCCGCGAGCGCAAGCCCTTCCTCATGGAGGCCATGGTGTCGCGTCTGTACGGCCACTCGTCGGCGTCGGGCGCGAACATGGTGGGCAGCGAGCTGGACTGCCTGACGCGCTTCGAGGAGCGCCTGGAGAAGCAGGGCGTGCTCAAGCGGGCGGAGATGGACGCGCTGCGCGGCCGCTACACCGAGGAAATCGCCGCCCTGGCCCGCCAGGTGCGCGAGGAGCCGCTGCCGGCTCCCGAGACCATCTGGAACCACATCTTCGCGGAGAGGAAGTAACCCATGGCCAACATGGCTCAAGCCATTCGCATGGCGCTGCACTACGCCGAGGAGAACCTGGGCGTCACCGACATCTTCGGCGAGGACGTGGGCGCCCCCCTGGGCGGCGTCTTCACCGTGACGCAGGGGCTCAAGACGGCGTGGAACTCGCCCCTGGACGAGCGGGGCATCATCGGCATGGCCATCGGTCTGGCCATGGCCGGCCAGCGCCCCGTCGCGGAGATCCAGTTCGCCGACTACATCTACAACACCATCGACTTGCTGAAGATCGCCGGCAACACCTGCTGGGCGAGCCATGGGGACTGGAACCTGCCCATGGTGGTGAAGACCCCGGTGGGCAGTGGCATCCGCGGCTCGCTCTACCACTCGCATTCCTTCGACGCGACGGCCACCCACATCCCCGGCTGGAAGATCGTCATCCCCTCCAATCCGCTGGATGCGTACGGCCTGATGATCTCCGCGTGCCAGGAGATCAACCCCGTCATGTACCTGGAGCCCAAGGCGCTGTTGCGCATCAAGGGCGAGGAGCGCATCCCGGGCGAGCCCGAGGACGACAAGCAGCTCTCCCGCCTCATCGACGCGCCCCTGGGAGATCTGCGCTCGCAGTGGAAGCCGCAGTGGCCCGCGGGGCTCGAGGCGTACGCGGTGCCCATCGGCAAGGGCAAGGTGGTGCGCCCGGGCTCGCAGGTGACGGTGGTGAGCTACGGCCGCACCCTGCCCCTGTGCAAGAAGGCCGCGGACGACCTGGCGAGCGAGGGCGTGGACGCCGAGGTCATCGATCTGCGCTCGCTCTGGCCCTATGACTGGGCGCTCATCCGGGACTCCGTGGAGAAGACGGGCCGGGTGCTCTTCGTCAACGAGGACACCGAGGT
Protein-coding sequences here:
- a CDS encoding thiamine pyrophosphate-dependent dehydrogenase E1 component subunit alpha, with the protein product MSKPRLINREEEALPLDRELLVRMHDLMVKARVLEERLIQMYKQGHGYFWIGGPGEEAFNVPLGLLMKKGQGPAFDYLHAHYRQSATMLALGEEPIGSLRQMKNTASDPYSGGRNFAGHYSKREWNIAPVSSPIEVQYTMAPGTALAQKRHGGEGITIVTGGDAGTAEGDFASCLVWSSRPGMELPMLIIVTNNQWGISTPSNTQHGETHIADRGKAFNIRTRTIDGNDPILAYQELKEAMEYVRRERKPFLMEAMVSRLYGHSSASGANMVGSELDCLTRFEERLEKQGVLKRAEMDALRGRYTEEIAALARQVREEPLPAPETIWNHIFAERK
- a CDS encoding alpha-ketoacid dehydrogenase subunit beta; translation: MANMAQAIRMALHYAEENLGVTDIFGEDVGAPLGGVFTVTQGLKTAWNSPLDERGIIGMAIGLAMAGQRPVAEIQFADYIYNTIDLLKIAGNTCWASHGDWNLPMVVKTPVGSGIRGSLYHSHSFDATATHIPGWKIVIPSNPLDAYGLMISACQEINPVMYLEPKALLRIKGEERIPGEPEDDKQLSRLIDAPLGDLRSQWKPQWPAGLEAYAVPIGKGKVVRPGSQVTVVSYGRTLPLCKKAADDLASEGVDAEVIDLRSLWPYDWALIRDSVEKTGRVLFVNEDTEVTNFGEHLVRRTVEELFYKLLAPPRLLAGKFVPGVGLADTLEMASVPQQGDITAAVRSLAAEQP